A portion of the Stigmatella aurantiaca DW4/3-1 genome contains these proteins:
- a CDS encoding prenyltransferase, translating to MTVNALTQRLLELGRVKFLLYSPILYTVGAIIPTLDGGSLDALSFIHGVAFTWITHLMTHYCNEYYDLEPDRANKTPSPWTGGSRVLVKGLLEPKLSLHIAYALAGVSLVLALLMPTLSARILCLLAIFFSWEYSAPPLRLEALGLGEFTVTLVLNTLVPLLGYCLQSGGLQPHPLLLVLIPLGIIEYIRMMVMNMADWESDATTWKKTLVVRIGIENAVKVHGVGMVLAYLSLIPLSLWGVPLLVILALASTAYMGLRYAYRLQQGAWRQKGTMWRIPYVASTHNGLGGSAALIGMILLKPGFSPAALEFFPLYLYLGGFLLLKLMARLKQPPPAVAA from the coding sequence ATGACAGTCAATGCGCTCACCCAGCGACTCTTGGAGCTCGGCCGCGTCAAGTTTCTGTTGTACAGCCCCATCTTGTACACCGTGGGGGCCATCATCCCCACCCTCGATGGCGGCTCGCTCGATGCTTTGAGCTTCATTCACGGCGTGGCCTTCACGTGGATCACGCACCTGATGACGCATTACTGCAACGAGTACTACGACCTGGAGCCAGACCGGGCCAACAAGACACCCTCGCCCTGGACAGGGGGCAGCCGGGTGCTGGTCAAAGGGCTGCTGGAGCCCAAGCTCTCGTTGCACATCGCCTATGCGCTGGCCGGGGTTTCCCTCGTGCTTGCGTTGCTCATGCCCACGCTCAGCGCCCGGATTTTGTGCCTGTTGGCCATCTTCTTCTCGTGGGAGTACAGCGCCCCTCCGCTCAGGCTGGAGGCGTTGGGCCTGGGCGAGTTCACGGTCACGCTGGTGCTCAACACGCTGGTGCCGCTGCTCGGCTATTGCCTCCAGAGTGGTGGCTTGCAGCCCCATCCGTTGCTCCTGGTGCTCATCCCGCTGGGCATCATCGAGTACATCCGGATGATGGTGATGAACATGGCGGATTGGGAGAGCGATGCGACGACCTGGAAGAAGACCCTGGTGGTGCGCATCGGCATCGAGAACGCCGTGAAGGTTCACGGTGTCGGCATGGTCCTGGCGTACCTGTCGCTGATTCCGCTCTCCCTGTGGGGGGTGCCGCTGCTCGTGATTCTCGCCCTGGCGTCCACCGCGTACATGGGACTGCGCTATGCCTACCGACTCCAGCAGGGGGCCTGGAGGCAAAAGGGGACGATGTGGCGCATCCCCTATGTGGCGTCTACCCATAATGGGCTCGGAGGCTCGGCCGCGCTCATCGGGATGATTCTCCTCAAGCCGGGCTTCTCGCCCGCCGCGCTCGAGTTCTTCCCGCTGTATCTCTACCTGGGGGGCTTTCTCCTCCTGAAGCTCATGGCGCGCCTGAAACAGCCGCCGCCAGCGGTGGCGGCGTAG
- a CDS encoding ABC-F family ATP-binding cassette domain-containing protein gives MFNIINVSKAFGPKKLFEDVNVSFSPGRRYGLTGPNGAGKSTFMKILAGDEEADMGTISRPQRLGILRQDHFRYEQDRVLDVVLMGNKPLWQAMQEKNALLAKADITEEDGNRLGELEGVIAEEDGYVAESDASTLLVGLGIAENFHEGPMRQLTGGLKLRVLLAQALFGKPQGLLLDEPTNNLDIESIRWLQNFLTEYEGVLITISHDRHFLNVICTHIADIDYETIISYTGGYDDMVMQKAQIRSRVESETEEKKKKIAQLQDFVARFSAGTRASQVQSRKKQIEKLRSEDLKRSNIARPFIRFDQKLVSGKQTLMIEGIHKSFDGVQVVKPFTSLVVKGEKICVIGRNGVGKSTLVRMIAGQLEPDGGSVKWGHQATLGYLPQDHHGTIRKGTTAFEWMRDINTKLTNEEISGVLGRMLFSGEERMKPTDTLSGGETVRLLLSKLMLTQDNVLVFDEPTNHLDLESISALAEGLKKFEGTVIVVTHDQELISEVATRIWSLKEGQEVLDYNGPYSEFMEKHATDMDVRRR, from the coding sequence ATGTTCAACATCATCAACGTCTCCAAGGCTTTCGGGCCCAAGAAGCTTTTCGAGGACGTGAACGTCTCGTTCTCGCCGGGCCGCCGCTACGGCCTCACCGGCCCCAACGGGGCGGGCAAGTCCACGTTCATGAAGATCCTCGCCGGGGACGAGGAAGCGGACATGGGCACCATCTCCCGGCCCCAGCGCCTGGGCATCCTGCGGCAGGACCACTTCCGCTATGAGCAGGACCGCGTCCTGGACGTGGTGCTCATGGGCAACAAGCCCCTGTGGCAGGCCATGCAGGAAAAGAACGCGCTGCTGGCCAAGGCCGACATCACCGAGGAGGACGGCAACCGGCTGGGCGAGCTGGAAGGCGTCATCGCCGAGGAGGACGGCTATGTGGCCGAGAGCGACGCGTCCACCCTGCTGGTGGGTTTGGGCATCGCGGAGAACTTCCACGAGGGCCCGATGCGGCAGCTCACCGGCGGCCTCAAGCTGCGCGTGCTGCTCGCGCAGGCGCTCTTCGGCAAGCCCCAGGGCCTGCTGCTCGACGAGCCCACGAACAACCTGGACATCGAGTCCATCCGCTGGCTGCAGAACTTCCTGACGGAGTACGAGGGCGTCCTCATCACCATCAGCCACGACCGGCACTTCCTCAACGTCATCTGCACCCACATCGCCGACATCGATTACGAGACGATCATCTCGTACACGGGCGGCTATGACGACATGGTGATGCAGAAGGCGCAGATCCGCAGCCGCGTGGAGTCCGAGACCGAGGAGAAGAAGAAGAAGATCGCCCAGCTCCAGGACTTCGTCGCCCGCTTCAGCGCCGGCACGCGCGCCTCCCAGGTGCAGAGCCGCAAGAAGCAGATCGAGAAGCTGCGCAGCGAGGACCTGAAGCGCTCCAACATCGCCCGGCCGTTCATCCGCTTCGACCAGAAGCTGGTCAGCGGCAAGCAGACGCTGATGATCGAAGGCATCCACAAGTCCTTCGACGGGGTGCAGGTGGTGAAGCCCTTCACCTCGCTGGTGGTCAAGGGCGAGAAGATCTGCGTCATCGGCCGCAACGGCGTGGGCAAGTCCACGCTGGTGCGGATGATCGCCGGGCAGTTGGAGCCGGACGGGGGTTCCGTCAAGTGGGGCCACCAGGCCACCCTGGGCTACCTCCCGCAGGACCACCACGGCACCATCCGCAAGGGCACCACCGCCTTCGAGTGGATGCGCGACATCAACACCAAGCTCACCAACGAGGAGATCTCCGGGGTGCTCGGGCGGATGCTCTTCTCGGGTGAGGAGCGCATGAAGCCCACGGACACGCTGTCCGGAGGTGAGACGGTGCGGCTGCTCCTGTCCAAGCTGATGCTGACGCAGGACAACGTGCTCGTGTTCGACGAGCCCACCAACCACCTGGACCTCGAGTCCATCAGCGCCCTGGCCGAGGGCCTCAAGAAGTTCGAGGGCACGGTCATCGTCGTGACCCACGACCAGGAGCTCATCTCCGAGGTGGCCACGCGCATCTGGTCGCTGAAGGAGGGCCAGGAGGTGCTCGACTACAACGGGCCCTACTCGGAGTTCATGGAGAAGCACGCCACGGATATGGACGTGCGCCGCCGGTAA
- the tgt gene encoding tRNA guanosine(34) transglycosylase Tgt → MAVRFELVTTDPTGARAGVLHTRRGSFLTPMFMPVATHAAFRHLGTEEVWDTGSRILLANTYHLMLRPGAEVFRKFGGIHPFMRWDGAILTDSGGFQIFSLPEDRLITEKGAQFRSFYDNSRQMLSPESSIAMQQAINSEIMMVLDVCIDSRTDEAGTREAMERTHRWAVRSLAAKDKVATGQALFGIVQGGVHPRLRDESAEFLTRLPFDGFAIGGLAVGETKEERETMTARATASLPTDKPRYLMGVGTPTDLLEAVMRGVDMFDCIIPTKMAQQGYAYTFDGLVRITRMVYRLDDTPLDPACDCPVCTRYTRGYLQHLMRGKHHLGSRMLSVHNVRHYQKLMGKLREAILQGSYAQTYRELKASIAPPKDLRGESSPEAVTLKDVG, encoded by the coding sequence ATGGCTGTCCGCTTCGAACTCGTCACCACGGACCCCACCGGGGCCCGTGCCGGGGTGCTCCACACGCGCCGCGGCTCCTTTCTCACCCCCATGTTCATGCCGGTGGCCACCCACGCCGCTTTCCGCCACCTGGGTACGGAGGAGGTGTGGGACACGGGGAGCCGCATCCTGCTGGCCAACACCTACCACCTGATGCTTCGGCCTGGGGCGGAGGTGTTTCGCAAGTTCGGCGGCATCCACCCCTTCATGCGGTGGGATGGGGCCATTCTGACGGACTCGGGGGGGTTTCAGATCTTCTCGCTGCCGGAGGACCGGCTCATCACCGAGAAGGGGGCGCAGTTCCGCAGCTTCTACGACAACAGCCGTCAGATGCTCAGCCCCGAGTCGAGCATCGCCATGCAACAGGCGATCAACTCGGAGATCATGATGGTGCTGGATGTGTGCATCGACTCGCGCACGGACGAGGCGGGCACGCGCGAGGCGATGGAGCGCACCCACCGGTGGGCCGTGCGCAGCCTGGCGGCCAAGGACAAGGTGGCCACGGGCCAGGCGCTGTTCGGCATCGTCCAGGGCGGTGTCCACCCGCGCCTGCGCGACGAGAGCGCGGAGTTCCTCACGCGGCTGCCGTTCGATGGCTTCGCCATTGGCGGGCTGGCGGTGGGGGAGACCAAGGAGGAGCGCGAGACGATGACCGCCCGGGCCACGGCCTCGCTGCCCACGGACAAGCCGCGCTACCTGATGGGGGTGGGCACGCCCACGGACCTGCTGGAAGCGGTGATGCGGGGCGTGGACATGTTCGACTGCATCATCCCCACGAAGATGGCGCAGCAGGGCTATGCGTACACCTTCGACGGCTTGGTGCGGATTACCCGCATGGTCTACCGGCTGGACGACACCCCGTTGGATCCGGCGTGTGACTGTCCGGTGTGCACGCGCTACACGCGCGGCTATTTGCAGCACCTGATGCGGGGCAAGCACCACCTGGGCTCGCGGATGCTGTCCGTCCACAACGTGCGCCACTACCAGAAATTGATGGGGAAGCTGCGCGAGGCGATCCTTCAGGGCAGCTACGCGCAGACGTACCGGGAACTGAAGGCGTCCATCGCCCCACCGAAGGATCTGCGCGGCGAGAGTTCTCCCGAGGCGGTGACACTCAAAGACGTGGGCTGA
- a CDS encoding HmuY family protein, with protein MYSSPNDSMRKRGQSRFLPAFAVLVMSLALVNCSDDPEETPPVSDAGTGGDNPDGGGGQDGGGGQDGGGGQDGGGEQDGGTPDAGDDGRDEPQCAPSAVRCTEESIDDLDLLTTVSTGLIREDSTTAGEFHTYVDARAGGSPQTQSYTYVRFTQQGLTQVKIDDQAALASMDWDISFRRFIIRVNSGVSGPSCTLVARTPDGTTFESVTAVDSSWEFKAEGYYTETCEMIIHEAGLGPATEMGSFWAYQACLAMSGNVFVVRLADGRHVKFQVTHYYDPEPQEVCNRTGSVPAPTGAAQFRVKWAFLP; from the coding sequence ATGTACTCCTCTCCCAACGATTCGATGCGGAAGCGCGGACAGTCCCGGTTCCTACCGGCGTTCGCCGTTCTGGTGATGTCCCTGGCGCTGGTGAATTGCAGCGACGATCCCGAGGAAACCCCTCCGGTCAGTGACGCCGGGACCGGGGGAGATAATCCGGACGGAGGCGGAGGACAGGACGGAGGCGGAGGACAGGACGGAGGCGGAGGACAGGACGGAGGCGGGGAGCAGGACGGTGGCACTCCCGACGCAGGGGACGATGGGCGGGATGAGCCGCAGTGTGCTCCGTCCGCGGTGCGCTGCACCGAGGAGAGCATTGATGATCTCGATCTGCTGACCACTGTGTCGACGGGCCTGATTCGAGAGGACAGCACCACGGCGGGCGAGTTCCACACCTACGTGGACGCGCGGGCCGGCGGCTCTCCGCAGACGCAGTCCTATACGTATGTCCGCTTTACCCAGCAGGGCCTGACCCAGGTGAAGATCGATGACCAGGCGGCGCTGGCGTCGATGGACTGGGACATCTCCTTCCGGCGCTTCATCATCCGGGTGAACAGCGGCGTCTCCGGCCCCTCGTGCACCCTCGTGGCGCGGACCCCCGACGGAACCACCTTCGAGTCGGTGACCGCGGTGGATTCGTCCTGGGAGTTCAAAGCCGAGGGCTACTACACGGAGACCTGTGAAATGATCATCCATGAGGCGGGTCTGGGGCCCGCGACGGAGATGGGAAGCTTCTGGGCGTACCAGGCCTGTCTCGCCATGAGTGGAAACGTCTTCGTGGTGCGCCTGGCGGACGGGCGCCACGTGAAGTTCCAGGTGACGCACTACTATGATCCGGAGCCGCAGGAGGTCTGCAACCGGACGGGCAGCGTGCCTGCACCCACCGGCGCGGCGCAGTTCCGCGTCAAGTGGGCCTTCCTGCCATGA
- a CDS encoding MXAN_6640 family putative metalloprotease, which produces MSALALMLLLGAGGSPVRPLHEVPESVSGQRVAGERPTDPSAPLPRFEPGESVESLVSPGGRFRLHFSRSGPNAVAAADSDGNGVPDSVETAARMYDRVAVFYEGLGYRLPPEDTALPGGNNGGDEKFDVYLVDFALRADGAYRMDGCLGEGTNCAGHILQENDFAGYSYRSYEEAVATLASHEFFHAVQAVYHAGLGSVAGEGTAVWATERFEPALDDLEHFSSSYMTRPDRTLVVDPDGPAQSFSYGSSLFFQFLGERFGEGLIRSLWEESVRSPSAPWPALLETCLRRDWSTDFDRAFTEFAQWNLSTGSHWQAGQGGYARGAGYAELVVAPKELPLDEPSVRVAPAATRYFEVAGGAETVSVVFQPRQGDETGALHLMVAAQTPQAVLRVVRAEGPGPLTLQLPAQDATRVTVAVVDGRLQGTGRYGRLCVAHSATATPCGALNPDGGVPEGGTPDAGTPDGGGTPGEPQEPEEPQAPDTSKGCQAAPGAWWAGLLLAGGLWRLRRRAPSRLLAGPSPRAGHRADER; this is translated from the coding sequence ATGAGTGCCCTGGCGCTGATGCTGCTCCTGGGCGCCGGAGGCAGTCCTGTCCGGCCCCTGCACGAGGTGCCCGAGTCGGTGTCTGGGCAGCGCGTGGCGGGGGAACGTCCCACGGATCCGTCAGCGCCCCTGCCGCGGTTCGAGCCTGGAGAGAGCGTGGAGTCCCTGGTCTCTCCGGGCGGGCGTTTCCGCCTCCATTTCTCCCGCAGTGGGCCCAACGCGGTGGCCGCGGCGGACTCGGATGGCAACGGGGTGCCGGACTCGGTCGAGACCGCGGCGCGGATGTACGACCGCGTCGCGGTGTTCTACGAGGGGTTGGGCTATCGCTTGCCGCCCGAGGACACCGCGTTGCCGGGAGGCAACAACGGCGGGGATGAGAAGTTCGATGTGTACCTGGTGGATTTCGCCCTGCGCGCGGATGGCGCCTATCGCATGGACGGGTGCCTCGGGGAGGGCACGAACTGCGCGGGGCACATCCTTCAGGAGAACGACTTCGCGGGCTATTCCTACCGCTCCTACGAGGAAGCGGTGGCCACCCTGGCGAGCCACGAGTTCTTCCACGCGGTGCAGGCGGTCTACCACGCGGGGCTGGGAAGCGTGGCGGGAGAGGGCACCGCGGTCTGGGCCACCGAGCGCTTCGAGCCCGCCTTGGACGATCTGGAGCACTTCTCCTCCTCCTATATGACGCGTCCAGATCGCACCCTGGTGGTGGATCCGGACGGTCCAGCGCAGTCGTTCAGCTATGGCTCCTCCCTCTTCTTCCAGTTCCTGGGGGAGCGTTTCGGTGAGGGGCTCATCCGCTCGCTCTGGGAGGAGAGTGTCCGCTCGCCCTCGGCGCCTTGGCCAGCGCTGCTGGAAACCTGTCTGCGCCGTGACTGGAGCACGGACTTCGACCGTGCCTTCACCGAGTTCGCTCAGTGGAACCTGTCCACGGGCTCGCACTGGCAGGCAGGGCAAGGGGGCTATGCGCGCGGCGCGGGCTACGCGGAGCTGGTTGTCGCACCCAAGGAACTCCCGCTGGACGAGCCCTCGGTGCGGGTGGCGCCCGCCGCGACCCGTTACTTCGAGGTGGCGGGTGGGGCCGAGACGGTGTCGGTGGTCTTCCAGCCCCGGCAAGGGGACGAGACGGGCGCGCTCCACCTGATGGTCGCGGCGCAGACCCCTCAGGCGGTGCTGCGGGTGGTTCGGGCGGAAGGGCCGGGTCCTTTGACCCTTCAACTTCCCGCCCAGGACGCCACCCGTGTGACCGTGGCGGTGGTGGATGGACGCCTGCAGGGCACGGGACGGTATGGAAGGCTCTGCGTGGCGCACTCGGCCACGGCCACGCCCTGCGGAGCACTCAATCCGGACGGGGGTGTCCCCGAGGGTGGAACTCCAGATGCGGGCACACCTGACGGAGGAGGGACTCCTGGAGAACCTCAGGAGCCGGAGGAGCCGCAAGCGCCCGACACCTCCAAGGGGTGCCAGGCCGCGCCGGGGGCATGGTGGGCGGGGTTGCTCCTGGCCGGAGGGCTGTGGCGCCTGAGGCGGCGCGCCCCCTCAAGGCTTCTCGCGGGCCCCTCCCCGAGGGCGGGACATCGAGCGGACGAACGCTGA